TCCCAAGGGGATTGGTTGAAGAAGACCTTCAGTGTGTCAGGTCCCAGACCCCATCCTGGCCCTGTCCCTTGGTCCAGCCCTGTGCTAGGCACCCAAGCAAGACCCCTCACACATCTGCCCAGCAGAGGAGATGCCAGCCACAGCCATGATTTCCATGGAGGGAAGGCACCCATCTGGGCATGTGACTGGGAAATAGGTAGATGACAGAGGAATGCTTTGGGAGAGGTCAAGACATGTTAccctccatttttttccctttgggatTAAGAGATCTGGCAGAGGCTCCAGGTCAGAGCCTCTGGCGGGGAGAGCAAGTGAGTGCGCGTTCACCGTGTGTCTGTTAGTCACCAAGACCACGTAATTTCTAGGGCTGGGGTTGTGACCTTGATCAACTCACGGGGAATGCTTGGCACCTCAGGCCCCAACCCCGTGACATATCCTGCCATCCTGGAATCATAAGTTCTTGATTCAGTGGAACATAGGATGGGAGTGGGGATGGCTCAGACAGGTTCTCCCCGGTTCTGGAGGACTGAGCTGTGCACAAATCCCATGGAGCATCTTTCACGTGTGTTAAAGCCAGCTGGGAAATCCTGAGCCTACCTCCTTCTCCATCATCTTGCTACAGGTGCTGAACGAGGATGGGTACTCCTCTACCATCAAAGACAAGATCCTCACTATCGATGTAAAGCCTGGTTGGAGGCAGGGCACACGTATCACCTTCGAGAAGGAAGGGGACCAGGTGAGGATTGGGAAAGCTGTCTAAGGTCAGTTACCTGGGTTCGTGTGATGGGAAGACTGAGGAACGAGGCCCCTGGGAGCCCTGGTCTGGAAGGGAGACCAGTCTGCAGGGGAGATGAGCTGATCCCTAATGCCCCTTCTGAGGGGCACTCACAGTGCCTCAGTGAGTGGGTCACCCAGgatttcttctcattttgcagagtgagaaacaggcccagagagagaAGGGACTTGCCCAGGGCAAGAGCACCAGAGCTGAAAGGAGATCCCAGTCCTAACATCAgtgctctgattttcttttcaaaaaattatttacttatttggctgtgctgggtcttagttgcagcatgtgggatctagttccctaagcaagaatcaaacccaggaccctgcattgggaatgtggaatcTTGGACACTGGACCATAGGGAAGTACCCTTCCTGATTTTCTTGTGTGTTTCTCTGAGTAAAGCCCAATTGTAGGAGCTACTCAGAAgccatttatttataataattttaaattacttatttaaataaaaatataaaattattgtcCAAAGCGTGCTGATTCCTCAAATTCTGAAAAGAGAAGGAATGATGTTATCTTTGGAGCCAGAGAGATGAATTCCTCTGCCCATATCTCTTGCTTCTTTCTCACTTATGAAACACCTACTTCCGAAAACCCACTTCAAAACCTACCTCAAAGGACTTgcctagtggtctagtggctagtactctgcattcccagtgcagggggcccaggttccatccctggtcagggaactagattccacgtgtcgcaaaaccaagacccagcacagccaaataaataaaattaaattaaaacaaaaaacccacccaGTTCTAAAGCTCCCCTCTCCAGGCAGCCTTCCCTGACCTCTCTCTGAGCTCCCACCTCTGGGTTCCTTTTATCTCAGTCTTGAGGATTCACTGTGTCCCTGTTTCCCCTAGACTGGAAGCCCTGGTGGGTAGGGGCCAGTCTGATTCCTCTGTTCCTCTGTTCGAACTCCCACAGGAGTTCCAGCAGAGTTCTGGGACTTAATGAAGCTTGGCAGGACAGTCTTGCAGGCGGTACTCTGACCCCAGCCCAGTATTCTGCCCTCCAGCTGTTGCATCTGCTTGGGCTGCAGAGTAATGGCAAGGGGAGGGTGATGGGTGGGGAGTGGGTGTGTATAGTCATTGGGGTAGGTTTCTTTCTAAGGCCAAAATGGAAAGGCCCTTCCAGAAAAAACTGGTCTAATCTTCTTCTTGTTCAGATGAAGATTTGGAAACAACAGAGACAGGAACTTGGCCAAGGTTCATAACCAATTAGTCCTTGTCACCCCTTGGCCTCCCCTGCCCAGGGTCCCAACATCATCCCAGCTGACATCATCTTCATTGTAAAAGAGAAGCTACACCCTCGCTTCCGCAGGGAGAATGACAACCTCTTTTTTGTGAACTCCATCCCCTTGGGCAAGGTGAGTGGGCAAAGTAGAGGAGCAAAGGGTGGGCAGATCACCTGGGGTCCACCAACCCATCTCCCTCTATCATAACATATATCAATGTCATTCTTTTCTCCCAGACTGTGAACTCCTGAGGGCAGGCTATTGCTCAGCTCACTTACCTGTTAGTCCTTGAACATCCTTTTGTCTCCTTGAGGTCCAGCTTAGAGCCTGGCGTCGGATAGTCTCGTAAAGTACCTTCTAAACAGAATGGACATAGGGACCACTCCCACTTTGGGCCTTCATGTCCCCTAGGCTCTGACCTGCTGCACCGTAGAGGTGAAGACCCTAGATGACCGTCTGCTCAACATCCCCATCAATGACATCGTCCAGTGAGTCCATTTACTTGGGCCCCAATAGATGGGAAAGGGCTTCCTGGTCCTTAGAGGCTAGCCTGGTACCCAGCTGGCACCCAGCTCAAAGCGGGTGAGAAGGATTGAAATCCAGCCCCCACTCTGGCCACGCTGTGGGCtgcattcatttgacaaatggaGTGCCTTTTTCTTACTTGCATGAAGTCATCGTGGAGGCTAGAGGCCCCCAGTGTTAGGAAATCCCTGTTGTCTTCATCCTCTAGAATTTCCAAGCCCTTTCCCCAGCAAGGTCCTCTGTGTGGGAAGCTTGGCAACTGAGTACTCCCCATTCCAACCCAGGGTCTGCtcactttccttccctccttgtcCTGTTTTCCATCTAAATGAGATTCCCGGAATCCTCCATCAGAGACTCCAGAATCAGAGATTCACTGTAAATGGATTTCCAGGGAGCAAGCTGTCTGGAACAAGCCAGTCTCCTCTCCCCTGCCACTGGTTCTAGAAGCTGGTGACTGCTGCATGCCTGAGGTTATGTGAGCAGAggcagatgtctggctctggtgCCCTCTGAGTTCCCTTCTTTCATCCTCCCCTGTCTCAGCCCCAAGTACTTCAAGAAGGTGCCAGGGGAGGGGATGCCGCTGCCAGAGGACCCCACCAAGAAGGGGGACCTCTTCATTTACTTCGACATCCAGTTCCCCACCCGCCTCACACCCCAGAAGAAGCAGATGCTGCGCCAGGCGTTGCTGACGTAACTCTAACTCGGGTGGGCTGGGGCCtgagcagggggaggggaaggtgagcagggggaggggaaggtgagCAGGGGCCTGACCCCACCCCTACACAGCCTCAGGGTGTGCAGGGGAGCCCGCCTACTGCACAGCCAGGACTTGGGGACTGGATGGCATGGGACTTTTGAACTGacacaataaagttttatttcctaTCCTACAGCTACACCCAGGAGAGTTATGTATTAGATGGAGAAGAGCTTTATACAGCCCTTCTCGTGGAGCAGAGGCAAGGGCAGGGCCCAAGAAATTGAGGAGCTGGGACCCCATCCTGGCTATGTGAGCCTGGCCAGGTCTCTGAGGGTTCagagcctctgtgctcccaacTTGATAGTGGGGTGCAGTGCTGCCTCATCTCTGAGGGTCCCCAGATCATGCTCTCTGGAAGGGCAGTCTCTAGTGTGATATAGTCACAGTGTACTcaggaaaactgaagcacagaaagcaaaacacttgtcccaggtcacacagGGCTCAGTGGCAAAGCTACATCAGAACCTTGAAGGCCACCTCTCACAACTTCACTCTGCTTAGAGGCAGCACAATGGACACAGTGCCAGAAAGGGCTTAGTTTCTGCCTCGCCAGTCTGCATTGCTGGTTCTGTGCAGTGGGTCCTGAGCTAGAACTAGGCAGGTTCTTAGAACTGGGCTCTGCTTCTAATCCTACCCCTGCCCCTTTGGACATTATTATCCATCTTGTCAGTAAAGCAGAACCCAGAACCCTCTTCAGGCTGCTCACTGATGTGAAGGTGCTTGGTGAACTCACAGCA
Above is a genomic segment from Bos javanicus breed banteng chromosome 15, ARS-OSU_banteng_1.0, whole genome shotgun sequence containing:
- the DNAJB13 gene encoding dnaJ homolog subfamily B member 13 isoform X3 — translated: MLKLKLQYFGHLMRRADSLEKTLLLGKIEGRRRRGRQRIRWLDGISDSMDMSLEFFDAEGNEVDLKFGGLRGRGVKKQDPPIERDLYLSLEDLFFGCTKKIKISRRVLNEDGYSSTIKDKILTIDVKPGWRQGTRITFEKEGDQGPNIIPADIIFIVKEKLHPRFRRENDNLFFVNSIPLGKALTCCTVEVKTLDDRLLNIPINDIVQVCSLSFPPCPVFHLNEIPGILHQRLQNQRFTVNGFPGSKLSGTSQSPLPCHWF